Within the Candidatus Limnocylindrales bacterium genome, the region CTGCTCGAGATGTTCCCGTATCCGTCGGGCCGCATCCACATGGGCCACGTCCGCAACTACACGATCGGCGACGTGCTGGCGCGGTTTCTGCGCGCGCGCGGATTCGACGTGCTGCATCCGATGGGCTGGGACGCGTTCGGTCTTCCCGCTGAAACGGCCGCGATCCAGCGCGGAGTGCAGCCGGCGGCGTGGACGTACGAAAACATCGCGTCGATGCGCGTGCAGCTCAAGCGGCTCGGCTTCAGCTACGACTGGTGGCGCGAGATCGCGACGTGCCATCCGGGATACTATCGCTGGGAGCAGGTGTTCTTCCTGCAGATGCTCGAAAAGGATCTTGCATATCGCAAGAAGGCAGTCGTCAACTGGTGCGAACAGTGCGGCACCGTGCTTGCGAACGAGCAGGTCGAAGGGGACCAGTGCTGGCGCGGCCACACGCCGGTCATCCAGAAGGAGCTCGACGGCTGGTTCCTCCGGATCACCGCATACGCGGACGAGCTTCTGAAGGGACTCGACGGGCTCTCCGGGTGGCCCGAGAAAGTCCGCACCATGCAGCGCAACTGGATCGGCCGCAGCGAAGGCGTCGAGATGTCGTTTCGAGTTGCGGAGACCGGCGACGATATCGGCATCTTCACGACGCGTGCGGACACGCTGTTCGGCGTGACGTTCGTTTCGATCGCCGCCGAGCATCCGCTCGTGGAGAAGCTGGCCCAGGCCGGCGGCAACGCCGAGGCCGTGCGCGAGTTCGTGCAGAAGATCCGCCGGCAGGACCAGGCCGAGCGTTCGCAGGGCAAAGACGGCGTCGCCACCGGCTGTCACGCGATTCATCCGCTCACCGGGGAGAAGGTGCCGGTCTACGTCGCGAGCTTCGTGCTGATGGGCTACGGCACCGGTGCAGTCATGGCGGTGCCGGCGCACGATCAGCGCGACTTCGAGTTCGCGCGCACGCACGGCGTTCCGATCGTCGTCGTCGTCGATCCGGAAGGCTCCTCGCTGTCGGCGGACGAGATGACGGCGGCATTCGAAGACGACGGCGTGCTGCGAGCGAGCGGAAAGTACACGGGGCTTTCCAGCGCCGACGCGCGCGAACGAATCGCCGGCGAGCTCGAAGGAATCGGGAAGGGCACCCGGCGCGTCAACTTTCGCCTTCGCGACTGGGGCATCTCGCGCCAGAGATACTGGGGCACGCCGATCCCGATCATCCATTGCGTGAAGTGCGGCGTGGTTCCGGTGCCGCGCGAACAGCTTCCCGTAGTTTTGCCGACCGATGCGCCTCTGCTGGCCGGCGGCGCGTCGCCGCTTCCGTTACTGGAATCTTGGGTACGCGTTGCGTGTCCTGCATGCGGCGGCGATGCCCGGCGCGAGACCGACACGATGGACACGTTCGTCGAGTCGTCGTGGTACTTCCTGCGCTACACGTCGCCGCGCAGCGAAAACGCTCCGTTCGACCCCGCTGAGCTCGCGCGCTGGCTGCCGGTGAGCCAGTACGTCGGCGGCGTCGAGCACGCCGTGCTCCATCTTCTGTATTCGCGGTTTTTCACGCGCGTGCTGCGCGACCTGGGCTGGGTCGATCTGGACGAGCCGTTCACCAACCTGCTTACGCAGGGCATGGTCATCAAGGACGGCGCGAAGATGAGCAAGTCGAAGGGCAACGTCGTCGACCCGGACGACCTCGTGCAGGCATTCGGCGCCGACACCGCGCGGCTTTTCTCGATGTTCGCTGCGCCGCCGGAAAAGGATCTCGAATGGAGCGAGCGCGGCGTCGAAGGAAGCCATCGTTTCCTTTCGCGCGTGTGGCGCATGGCGCTCTCTGTCCCCGACGCACCGCTTGCATGGCAGGATCCGGGCGCGGACGGCCTTTCGAGCGAGAGCGCCGCGTTGCGCTCGGTGGTCCACGACACGATCCGGCGCGTGACGCGCGACATCGGCGAGCGCATGCATTTCAACACCGCCGTTGCCGCGATCATGGAGCTCGTCAACGCGATCTACGACCGCAGCGCCAGCTCGGCAGGCAGCGAAGGCCCGCGTGACCCGGTGCTGCCGTTCGCCGTGGCGACGGTGCTGCGGCTGCTGATGCCATTCGCACCGCACATGACATGCGAGCTCTGGGAGCGGCTGGTCGGTGGTGCGGGCCTCGAGAGCATCGCGTGGCCGGACTATGACGCGGCGGCGCTCGTCCGTGAACGCATCGAGATCGCCGTGCAGGTCAACGGCAAGGTGCGCTCGCGCATCCTGATCGGCGCCGAATGCTCGGACGCCGAGGCCATCGAAGCCGCGCTCGCCGATGGCAAGATTCACGCGGAGCTCGCCGGACGTGTCCCGCGAAAGAGTGTCTACGTGCGCGGGCGCCTCGTCAGCGTCGTTGTCTGATGCCGCTCTTCGGGCAGAGCTACGGATGCCGGCTGCGGTTCTCGAAGACTGTGGGTGCTGCCGTGCGTGCTCGTGCAATCGCGTCCGCGGT harbors:
- the leuS gene encoding leucine--tRNA ligase: MLPERYDAGEIERRWQAKWEDAASAPRAASADSTSPAASAASAPRADGTGKSFYLLEMFPYPSGRIHMGHVRNYTIGDVLARFLRARGFDVLHPMGWDAFGLPAETAAIQRGVQPAAWTYENIASMRVQLKRLGFSYDWWREIATCHPGYYRWEQVFFLQMLEKDLAYRKKAVVNWCEQCGTVLANEQVEGDQCWRGHTPVIQKELDGWFLRITAYADELLKGLDGLSGWPEKVRTMQRNWIGRSEGVEMSFRVAETGDDIGIFTTRADTLFGVTFVSIAAEHPLVEKLAQAGGNAEAVREFVQKIRRQDQAERSQGKDGVATGCHAIHPLTGEKVPVYVASFVLMGYGTGAVMAVPAHDQRDFEFARTHGVPIVVVVDPEGSSLSADEMTAAFEDDGVLRASGKYTGLSSADARERIAGELEGIGKGTRRVNFRLRDWGISRQRYWGTPIPIIHCVKCGVVPVPREQLPVVLPTDAPLLAGGASPLPLLESWVRVACPACGGDARRETDTMDTFVESSWYFLRYTSPRSENAPFDPAELARWLPVSQYVGGVEHAVLHLLYSRFFTRVLRDLGWVDLDEPFTNLLTQGMVIKDGAKMSKSKGNVVDPDDLVQAFGADTARLFSMFAAPPEKDLEWSERGVEGSHRFLSRVWRMALSVPDAPLAWQDPGADGLSSESAALRSVVHDTIRRVTRDIGERMHFNTAVAAIMELVNAIYDRSASSAGSEGPRDPVLPFAVATVLRLLMPFAPHMTCELWERLVGGAGLESIAWPDYDAAALVRERIEIAVQVNGKVRSRILIGAECSDAEAIEAALADGKIHAELAGRVPRKSVYVRGRLVSVVV